The following coding sequences lie in one Deltaproteobacteria bacterium genomic window:
- a CDS encoding enterochelin esterase encodes MIPTFPRDPWGRDITGKLHELNFESKLLAGNPLKDPSNRPLLVYTPPSWPAKGPYKSLWLLQGFTGQVDAWRNRSPFEPTLVERVDAAVRKGDMPEAVLVFVDAWSSYGGSQFVDSVGVGKYRSYLCDELVPFVTEKFQLKPTRESRALIGKSSGGYGAIMVALERAEVWGGFSAFAPDAAFEYAYLPDFPQAWKTLGKFDHDVAAFWTALRGKEKSTSDDHATVNTIAMAACYSPDAKGEPVMPFAREDASLRQDIWDRWLTFDPVRALPKRLAEARGLRAISIECGHRDQFRLYAGATMLNHQLEKAGIKHRFELFDGTHDGLQGRYPAAMAYLLERLA; translated from the coding sequence ATGATCCCCACGTTCCCGCGCGACCCCTGGGGCCGCGACATCACCGGCAAGCTCCACGAGCTCAACTTCGAGAGCAAGCTGCTCGCTGGAAATCCGCTGAAGGATCCCTCGAACCGGCCGCTGCTCGTCTACACGCCGCCCAGCTGGCCGGCGAAGGGGCCGTACAAGTCGCTGTGGCTCCTGCAGGGCTTCACGGGCCAGGTCGACGCCTGGCGGAACCGCTCGCCCTTCGAGCCCACGCTCGTGGAGCGCGTCGACGCCGCCGTTCGCAAGGGCGACATGCCCGAGGCCGTCCTCGTCTTCGTGGACGCGTGGTCGAGCTACGGCGGCTCGCAGTTCGTGGACTCGGTCGGCGTCGGCAAGTACCGCAGCTACCTCTGCGACGAGCTCGTGCCGTTTGTAACCGAAAAGTTTCAACTCAAGCCGACGCGCGAGTCGCGCGCGCTGATTGGCAAGAGCTCGGGTGGCTACGGCGCGATCATGGTGGCGCTGGAGCGCGCCGAGGTGTGGGGCGGCTTCTCGGCCTTCGCGCCCGACGCCGCGTTCGAATACGCGTACCTCCCGGACTTCCCCCAGGCGTGGAAGACGCTCGGGAAGTTCGACCACGACGTCGCGGCGTTCTGGACGGCGCTGCGCGGCAAGGAGAAGTCGACGTCGGACGACCACGCGACGGTCAACACCATCGCCATGGCCGCGTGCTACTCGCCGGACGCGAAGGGCGAGCCGGTGATGCCCTTCGCGCGCGAGGACGCGTCGCTGCGGCAGGACATCTGGGATCGCTGGCTGACGTTCGATCCGGTGCGCGCGCTGCCCAAGCGGCTCGCGGAAGCGCGCGGGCTTCGCGCGATCAGCATCGAGTGCGGCCACCGCGATCAGTTCCGGCTCTACGCAGGCGCGACGATGCTCAACCACCAGCTCGAGAAAGCTGGCATCAAGCACCGCTTCGAGCTCTTCGACGGCAC